In Zingiber officinale cultivar Zhangliang chromosome 1A, Zo_v1.1, whole genome shotgun sequence, a genomic segment contains:
- the LOC122011323 gene encoding acid phosphatase 1-like, whose translation MAFDMSYCLSWRVAVEANNARAWRTVPAQCVRYVEDYMLGGQYCRDLDTVVDQICVYINGITAASDGMDAWILDVDDTCLSNTLYYKDRHFGGDPFDPMAFKSWALRGISPAILAVLRLYGRLIEKGFKVFLITGRDEEVFYLSTEHNLHAQGFIGYERLIMRSAEYRGVAATVFKSAMRKQLVAEGFRIRGNVGDQWSDLLGDCTGDRFFKIPNPMYFVP comes from the exons ATGGCCTTCGACATGAGCTACTGCCTGAGCTGGAGAGTGGCGGTGGAGGCCAACAATGCCCGGGCGTGGCGCACAGTCCCGGCGCAATGCGTCCGCTACGTCGAGGACTACATGCTCGGCGGCCAGTACTGCCGGGACCTCGACACCGTCGTCGACCAGATCTGCGTTTACATAAACGGAATTACGGCCGCCTCGGACGGGATGGACGCTTGGATTCTCGACGTCGACGACACCTGCCTGTCCAACACCCTCTACTACAAGGACAGGCACTTCGG cGGGGATCCATTTGACCCGATGGCATTCAAGAGCTGGGCTCTGAGAGGGATCTCGCCGGCCATTCTCGCCGTGCTTAGGCTGTACGGAAGGCTAATAGAGAAGGGTTTCAAGGTGTTTCTTATCaccggaagggatgaagaggtGTTCTACTTGTCCACTGAACATAATCTTCACGCGCAGGGCTTCATTGGCTACGAGAGGTTGATCATGAG AAGTGCAGAGTATAGAGGAGTAGCCGCGACCGTGTTCAAATCTGCGATGAGGAAGCAGCTGGTAGCTGAAGGTTTCAGGATCCGAGGAAACGTCGGCGATCAATGGAGCGATCTCTTGGGCGATTGCACCGGCGATCGCTTTTTTAAAATCCCTAATCCCATGTACTTTGTTCCATGA
- the LOC122038024 gene encoding 40S ribosomal protein S10-1-like yields MIIPKKNRHEICKYLFQEGVLYAKKDYNLAKHPEIDVPNLQVIKLMQSFQSKEYVRETFAWQHYYWYLTNDGIEFLRTYLNLPSEIVPATLKKSARPPARPFGSGPPGDRPRGPPRFEGDRPRFGDRDGYRGGPRPGGPSGEAGEKGGAPPEFQPSFRGAGGGRPGFGRGGGGYGAGPASASFQ; encoded by the exons ATG ATCATCCCCAAGAAGAACCGCCATGAGATCTGCAAGTACCTCTTCCAGG AGGGTGTGCTTTACGCGAAGAAGGATTATAACCTCGCCAAGCACCCGGAGATCGATGTGCCGAACCTTCAGGTGATCAAACTTATGCAGAGCTTCCAGTCGAAGGAGTACGTGAGGGAAACCTTTGCGTGGCAGCACTACTACTGGTATCTCACCAATGATGGTATTGAGTTCCTAAGAACCTACCTTAATCTTCCCTCGGAAATTGTCCCTGCGACCTTGAAAAAGTCTGCAAGGCCTCCTGCACGCCCATTTGGCTCTGGCCCTCCTGGAGACCGTCCAAG AGGGCCACCACGGTTTGAGGGTGATAGACCGAGATTTGGAGATAGGGATGGATACCGTGGAGGACCTCGGCCTGGAGGCCCCTCAGGTGAGGCTGGTGAGAAGGGTGGTGCACCTCCTGAATTCCAGCCTTCTTTCAGG GGTGCTGGTGGTGGCAGACCTGGATTTGGCCGTGGAGGTGGAGGATATGGAGCTGGTCCTGCATCTGCTTCGTTTCAGTAG
- the LOC122011334 gene encoding NDR1/HIN1-like protein 1 encodes MSAKDSDNQEPCGRRHGLRLRHLLTGLLLFVSLILLLILIIWLVLRPSKPKFYLQAISIYQLNITGAGGAAPNLLTAVLQTTLSSRNPNDRVGIYYDDLRAFAAFNGQRITTSAPLAAGYQGHHDVAVWSPYLYGASVPLAPYLAAALEQDRATGLLLVELKVEGRLRWKVGTWISGHYRLQANCPAFLTVSNGAGETPAFRFQQQLSTCTIDV; translated from the coding sequence ATGTCGGCGAAGGATTCCGACAATCAGGAACCGTGCGGGCGGCGCCATGGCCTCCGCCTCCGCCACCTCCTCACTGGTCTCCTTCTGTTCGTCAGCTTAATCCTTCTCCTCATCCTCATTATCTGGCTCGTCCTACGCCCCTCCAAGCCCAAGTTCTACTTACAAGCCATCTCCATCTACCAGCTCAACATCACCGGCGCCGGAGGAGCAGCTCCCAACCTCCTCACCGCTGTCCTCCAGACCACCCTCTCCTCCCGCAACCCCAACGACCGCGTTGGAATCTACTACGACGATCTGCGCGCCTTCGCCGCCTTCAATGGCCAGCGCATCACCACCTCCGCCCCCCTCGCAGCAGGTTACCAGGGCCACCACGACGTCGCCGTGTGGTCCCCGTACCTGTACGGTGCCAGCGTCCCCCTGGCTCCGTACCTCGCTGCCGCCCTCGAGCAGGACCGAGCGACGGGGCTCCTGCTCGTCGAGCTCAAGGTGGAGGGGCGGCTCCGGTGGAAGGTCGGCACGTGGATCTCCGGCCACTACCGTCTGCAGGCCAACTGCCCCGCTTTCCTAACGGTCAGTAACGGCGCCGGCGAGACACCGGCGTTCCGGTTCCAGCAGCAGTTGTCGACCTGCACCATCGACGTCTGA